From Nicotiana tabacum cultivar K326 chromosome 15, ASM71507v2, whole genome shotgun sequence, the proteins below share one genomic window:
- the LOC142169678 gene encoding uncharacterized protein LOC142169678, whose product MNGAVEEANKNIKRILRKIVDNYRQWHENLPFALLGYRTTMRTSTGAMPYMLVYDIEVVILIEAKILSLRVIQEAKLDDAEWMRGIQKKLMLIDEKRMDAVCHGHIYQNRMASAFNKRVKPR is encoded by the coding sequence ATGAATGGGGCGGTCGAGgaagccaacaagaatatcaagagaattctGCGGAAGATAGTGGACAACTacaggcaatggcacgaaaatTTACCTTTCGCCTTACTGGGTTATCGGACTACCATGAGAACATCCACTGGGGCAATGCCGTACATGTTGGTATATGACATTGAAGTTGTGATACTCATAGAGGCCAAGATACTGTCTTTAAGAGTCATTCAAGAGGCaaagttggatgatgcagaatggatgCGGGGCATACAGAAGAAACTCATGCTCATTGACGAGAAAAGAATggatgcagtatgtcatggtcataTATATCAGAACAGGATGGCCAGTGCATTTAACAAGAGAGTGAAGCCTCGCTAG
- the LOC142169679 gene encoding uncharacterized protein LOC142169679 — MFFDGAANFKGVGIGAVLISESRQYYPVSAKIMFPCTNNLAEYEACILGIRMAVDMNVKEIFVIRDSDLLIHQVQGEWSTKNVNILSYLHCVKELCKKFIKIEFKHVPRIQNEFGDALVTISSMIQHPDKNYINPIEVEITDQHAYCFNVDEEPDGKPWYHDIKKFLATSEYLEDATNGKKSALRRLANHFFLNGEVLYKRTPNLGLLRCVDVAEATRLLEEIHAGTYIPHMNGFTLAKKILRVGYFWMTIESDSICYVQKCNQCQIHGDLIQVPPNELNVMGSPWSFVAMGMDVIGPIELAASNRHRFILVAIDYFTKWVEASTYKAITKKVVADFV; from the coding sequence atgttcttcgatggagcagcaaacttcaaaggagtcggAATTGGGGCAGTCCTGATTTCGGAATCTAGACAGTACTATCCAGTATCGGCAAAGATAATGTTCCCTTGTACCAATAATTTGGCTGAATATGAAGCGTGCATCCTTGGGATCagaatggcagtcgacatgaacgtcAAAGAAATTTTTGTCATAAGGGATTCTGATCTATTGATACACCAAGTCCAGGGGGAATGGTCCACCAAGAATGTCAATATACTCTCATACCTGCACTGCGTGAAAgagctatgcaagaagttcaTAAAGATTGAGTTCAAGCATGTTCCCAGAATTCAGAACGAGTTCGGCGATGCCCTTGTAACCAtatcatctatgattcagcatccagacaagaactacaTCAACCCTATCGAGGTAGAGATCACGGATCAACATGCCTATTGCTTCAATGTAGATGAAGAACCAGATGGTAAACCATGGTATCacgacatcaagaaattccttgCAACCTCAGAATACCTGGAGGATGCTACTAATGGTAAAAAGTCGGCCCTCAGGAGGCTCGCAAACCACTTTTTCCTTAACGGGGAAGTCCTGTACAAGAGGACCCCAAATTTAGGTTTGCTGAGATGTGTAGACGTTGCCGAGGCAACCAGGTTATTGGAGGAAATACATGCAGGAACGTACATACCCCATATGAATGGGTTCACATTAGCTAAGAAGATCTTAAGAGtgggatacttttggatgactatagaaAGCGATAGTATCTGCTACGTGCAGAAGTGTAACCAGTGCCAGATTCACGGGGATTTAATCCAGGTTCCACCAAATGAGCTAAATGTAATGGGTTCACCCTGGTCGTTTGTTGCCATGGGAATGGACGTGATTGGACCAATAGAGCTCGCAGCATCAAACAGACATCGTTTCATCTTGGTAgctatcgactatttcaccaaatgggtcgaggcatCTACTTACAAGGCCATCACGAAGAAGGTAGTTGCAGATTTTGTATGA